Below is a genomic region from Mycolicibacterium neworleansense.
GAGCTGAAATCGGACTTCTTGAGCAGCGGGTCGCCGTTCGTCCGGGACGTGGAACCCACCGACGTCTCCGACGTCATCTTCACCTCGGGCACCACCGGCAGGCCCAAGGGCGCGATGATGAACCACCGTCAGACGTTGCGGGCCTACGAGGAGTGGGCCACCCTGGCAGATCTGCGCGAGGGTGACCGCTATCTGATGATCAACCCGTATTTCCACACGTTCGGGTTGAAAGCCGGGTTGGTGGCGTCCTTGCTGCGCGGGGCGACGATGCTGCCAGTCGCGGTGTTCGACATCGACAATGTTGTGGAACTGATTGAGCGCGAGCGCATCACGATGCTGCCGGGCCCGCCCACGCTCTACCACTCATTGCTGGCTGTCGCCGACCGTGACCGGCTGGCGACGCTGCGGGCGGGGGTGACCGGCGCCGCCGACATCCCGGTGGAACTGGTACGGCGCATCCGCGAGGAGTTGCCGTTCCAGACGTTGATGACCGGTTACGGCCTCACCGAGGCGGGCAACGTCACGCTGTCGCGGCCCGGTGACTCGGCCGAGGACGTGGCCACCACTGCCGGCGTGCCGTGCGAGGCCGTCGACGTTCGCATCGCCGACGACGGCGAGGTGCTGGTGCACGGATACAACGTGATGCAGGGCTATCTGGATGACCCGGCCGCCACCGCCGAGGCGATCGACGCCGACGGCTGGCTGCACACCGGGGACCTCGGTGAGCTCACCGAGTCGGGCCGGTTACGGATCGTCGGACGCAAGAAGGACATGTTCATCGTCGGCGGCTTCAACGCCTACCCGGCCGAGATCGAGGGATTCCTGCTCAAACATCCGGCGATCGCGCAGGTTGCTGTCATCGGCGTCGCCGACGATCGGATGGGGCAGGTGGGCAAGGCGTTCGTGGTGCGGCGGGAGGACCCGGGTGCTGAGCCGCTCGCCGCCGAGGAATTGATCGCCTGGAGCCGTGAACGGATGGCCGGCTACAAGGTGCCCCGATATGTCGAGTTTCTCGACGAACTACCGCTCAACGCCACCGGCAAGGTGATGAAGAATCAGCTTGAGGCGCGGGTAACTGCCAGTCCGGGCTAGATGTACGCACAGCGCGTAAACATCATTTCCGCAGCTAAATAGGCATTTAAGTGCCTGCTGCCGATGATGTACTCTCGGGTCACTACCGCAAACTGATAACGTAATTCTCGTTAAGCAGGCTGCTGAACGGACAGGAGGTCGGCATGCCGTCCCGCAAGCCTTCGTCGCCGGTACTCGATACTAGCGAAGATGACGCGTCGTCGAGCGACGCACTGGAGTTGGCCGAACAGGCCGAAGCCGAGGCCGCAGAAGCCGAGGCCGTGGCCGCCGCTGCGCGTGCCAGGGCGCGGGCCATCCGGCTGCGTAACCAGGTTGCCGCCGACAACGACGCCGAAGCGGCCGCCCCCGACGAAGCGGCTGATGCCGGCGAAGACGTCGAAACAGAGGCTGTCGAGGCCGAGCCGCTCGACGAAGCTGCACCGGAAGCCGAAGCGGAGGCCGTCGAGGGGAAGTCCACGCGCCGGTTGCCCCGGGTCCGGGTATCTCGCCTGTTCTGGAAGGTGCTGGCCAGCTGCCTGACGCTCATCGTCATTGCCGGACTGCTCGGGTTCAGCGGTTGGATGATCTGGCAGCACCGGCAGGCCGAGCATCGCCAGCAGCTGGCGGCCGAGTACACCGCCGCCGCCCGCCAGACCGTCGTGACGCTGATGTCCCTGGACTTCAATCATGCCCAGGACGCCGTCAAGAACATCCTCGACAACTCGACTGGCGAGTTCCGCGAGGATTTCGAGGCTCAGTCGAAGGACTTCGTCAAGCTGGCCCAGGACGCGAAGGTGGTGACCGAGGCCAGCGTGACCGGCGCAGCCGTGGACACCATGAGCGACACCGACGCCGTCGTCCTGGTTTCGGTGAACACCAAGGTCACCAACACCACCGGGGCCAACAAGCAACCACGGCCGTGGCGGGTGGCCGTTGACATGGTCCGCGAAGGTGACCAGATCAAGCTGTCGAAAGTCGAGTTCGTGCCGTGACCCTGGATCAGGACATCAAAGAGACCGAGAAATCTGACACCGAGTCGACCGACACCGAGACGTCAGTCGAGAAGACCGACACCGAGACGTCAGTCGAGAAGACCGACACCGAGACGTCAGTCGAGAAGACCGACACCGAGACGGCAGTCGACGAGGCCGGTGATCCCGATGGCGACAGCGACGCGGCCGAGGAGCCGACCGGGTGGCAACAGAAGCTGAAGCGGCTCTGGTTCCCGCTGGCGCTTGTGGTGGCGCTGATTGCCTCGGCCGCTCTGGCCGGATGGCTCTACTTCGCGCAGTTCCGCGTCGACCAGCAGACCGGCCCGGCCGCGTCGGCGACGGTCCTCAAGGCTGCCAACGATGGCACGGTGGCGCTGCTGAGCTACGCCCCGGACAGCCTCGACCGGGATTTCTCCGCCGCCAAGTCACACCTGACCGGAGATTTCCTGTCGTACTACACCCAGTTCACTCAGGAGATCGTCGCCCCAGCCGCCAAGCAGAAGGCGGTCAGGACCTCCGCAGCCGTGGTGCGCTCTGCGGTGTCGGAAATCCACCCCGATTCCGCGGTGGTCCTGGTGTTCGTCAACCAGGCCACGACCAGTTCCGAGAACCCCAACGGGAGTTTCGCGGCCAGCGCGGTCAAGGTCGGGATGAGCAAGATCGACGGCAACTGGCTGATCTCGTCGTTCGACCCGGTGTAGCGGCGATTCCTTCGGGGGAGCGTCAGTCCTGGGCGTGACGCTCGTACTCCCATCGCTCCAGCCAGATCTGTAGATCGTGCACGGCGAGCGCCGTGACCAGTGCGCCCACCACCGCGAGGCTGAACAGCAGAGCATTCATGGCAGGCACCCCGCATTGTCGCTCTGGTGACGGCCCCCGCAGCCGGTGAGGTGCGGTGCGCCCGGAGCCGCGTAGTGCGTTACCTGCCTCGGTGCGGCGTCCTCGGGTGTGGCCAGGACGGACCGCCGGATGGCGCGGTAACGGTCGCGCTCGGCCACGCACCAGGGATCGGGCCAGCCTTCGAGGAGATCTCCGCTGCGCATCAGCCGGTGCAGGACGGGTTGGGCCGGCGCAGGCACCGGTCGCCCTTCGGTCACCGTCCTGGCTTCGTGCAGTGCCAGCGCGTCGTGCCAGTCGACCTTCACCTCGGGAGCCAGGCTGACGTATTGGTGTCGCACCACGAGCAAGGAGTCGGCACCCAGCGGGCGCAACCGCCACAGCGCGGAACGCAGTGAGGAGACCGCCTTCTGCGGCGGGCTGCCCGGCCACAGCAAGTCGCACACCCAGCTGCGGTGCAGCTCGCGGCGCTTCACCGCGGCCAACGCCACCAGCCGGCGACACGAAGGCGGCAGCACCAACGGTTCCATGTCTCGGTATACCGCGAACTCTCCGAGGAGGTTCAGCGTGAATTGCTTGGACACACTCTCATCCTCGAGCGTGGCCGCGCCCCTGACATCAGTAGTGCACTACCTGTATTTGGACCACGTTTCTGCCACCACGCCGCACGCAATCCGCGGTCCGGCGCCGAGATGGGGTGGAATTGCGGTGAAATTTTGCAAGGAAGGGGCATACCAGGGTGAACGAGGACAGACCCAGCCCGGTTCAATCCCACCGGCTGAGCCGGATGACCGGTCGTGACCCGCACGAGCCACACCGGGTGGCGACACCCCTGGAACTGCTGTTCGACCTGACTTTCGTGATCGCGTTCGGGGTGGCGGCCTCGCAATTCGCGCATCTGATGGCCGAAGGCCATGTGTCGGCCGGGCTGGTGGGCTTCGGGTTCGCCGCGTTTGCGATCTGGTGGGCGTGGATGAACTTCACCTGGTTCGCGTCCGCCTACGACACCGATGACTGGATCTACCGGGTCATGACGATGCTGCAGATGGTGGGCGTCATCGTCCTGGCACTCGGCCTGCCCCCGATGTTCGCGTCGGTCGATCACGGCGGCCACGTCGACAACGCCGTTATGGTGGCCGGGTACGTGGTGATGCGGATCGCGTTGGTGGGGCAGTGGTTACGAGCCGCGGCCCAGGATCCGCCGCGTCGGTCGGCGTGCCTGACGTACGCGACCGTGGTCGTGATCGCCCAGATCGGGTGGGCGGTGCAGATCTTCGTCCAGACCTCGGTGACGGTCTTCTTCCTCACCGCACTGGTGCTGGTTGTCGTGGAGATCAGCGGACCGGTCCTGGCCGAACGGCGGATGGGCGGCACCCCGTGGCACGCCCATCACGTCGCCGAGCGCTACGGACTGCTCGCGATCATCGCACTGGGCGAAGGTGTGGTCGGTACGGTCGCTTCGCTGACGGCGGCCGTGGGTGAGCACGGGTGGTCCACCGACGCGATCCTGCTCGTGGCCGCCGGCATCGGGCTGACCTTCGGGATGTGGTGGGTGTACTTTCTGATCCCGGCAGGCGACTTGCTCCATGCTCACCGCACCCTCTCGTTCTGGTACGGATATCTGCACCTGGCGGTGTTCGGGTCGATCGTGGCCACCGGCGCCGGACTGCACGTGGCGGCCTACTACGTCGAGGGTCACTCGCACTTGAGTTCTATCGGCACCGTGCTGGCAGTGGCGATACCGGTGGGCATCTATCTGGTGGCGATGTTCGTCATCTACTCATTCCTGGTGGCCGAGGTCGATCTCTTCCATGCGCTGTTGCTGGTGCTGGCCTCGGCGGCGCTGGTGACCGCAGTGGCCCTGGCCGCACATGGCACGTCGATGGCGATATGCCTGCTGATCGTCACCGCGGCGCCCGTGGCGGTCGTCGTCGGCTTCGAGGCGTTCGGGCACCGGCACGCCGCGGCGATCGTCGACCAGCGCGTGGGCATTCAGCGACCGGGGTGAGCCTCGAAGCCTTCCAACAGCATTCGTTCCTGCTCGGCCGCCAACAAGCGTCGGGTCTTGGTGCGGGTGATCAGGATTCCGATCGTCGCCAGGATCCACACCGCGTACTGCACCGACCAGGCCAGGCGGAACGACGCGAAGGAGTAGCTGTCGGTGCCGGACAAGATCAGGCCCATCGCCTGCATCACCAACAGTGCTGCCAGGAAGCCGCCCATGTTCACCATGCCCTGGGCGGTGCCGAGCGTGTGACTCGGATTGAAGGTGTGGGCGAAGTCGAAGCCGACCATGGAACCGGGACCGCCGACCGAGATGACGACGATGAGCACCACCAACAACCACACCGGCGCCGGACCCGGCAGGGCCAGCACCACGGTCCACACCAGGGCATTACTGGCGATGATCCACAGGACCAGGCGTGACCTGCGGTGCGGATGCCGGCCGGTGAAGATGCCGATCATGATGCCGGCCGAGATGGCGGCCACCACCGACACGGTCAACAGGGTGCCCGCTGCGGTCTCCGAAAGTCCCTGCGCCACCGTCAGATAGGGCACTCCCCACATCAGCGCGAAGACCGTGACCGAGAACTGCGTGCCCATGTGGGTGAAGAATCCGAGCCTGGTG
It encodes:
- a CDS encoding FadD3 family acyl-CoA ligase, which produces MSSWQTIPEMVLSAADRFGDAEAVVDGPLRLSFVELGERVRKASGAFADFGVEKGDRVAVWAPNSAEWIIAAFGIMAAGGVLVPVNTRFKAEEAADVVERSGAKAVMVQKGFLGQDFSFSETNLDVPVIELKSDFLSSGSPFVRDVEPTDVSDVIFTSGTTGRPKGAMMNHRQTLRAYEEWATLADLREGDRYLMINPYFHTFGLKAGLVASLLRGATMLPVAVFDIDNVVELIERERITMLPGPPTLYHSLLAVADRDRLATLRAGVTGAADIPVELVRRIREELPFQTLMTGYGLTEAGNVTLSRPGDSAEDVATTAGVPCEAVDVRIADDGEVLVHGYNVMQGYLDDPAATAEAIDADGWLHTGDLGELTESGRLRIVGRKKDMFIVGGFNAYPAEIEGFLLKHPAIAQVAVIGVADDRMGQVGKAFVVRREDPGAEPLAAEELIAWSRERMAGYKVPRYVEFLDELPLNATGKVMKNQLEARVTASPG
- a CDS encoding tetratricopeptide repeat protein, which translates into the protein MPSRKPSSPVLDTSEDDASSSDALELAEQAEAEAAEAEAVAAAARARARAIRLRNQVAADNDAEAAAPDEAADAGEDVETEAVEAEPLDEAAPEAEAEAVEGKSTRRLPRVRVSRLFWKVLASCLTLIVIAGLLGFSGWMIWQHRQAEHRQQLAAEYTAAARQTVVTLMSLDFNHAQDAVKNILDNSTGEFREDFEAQSKDFVKLAQDAKVVTEASVTGAAVDTMSDTDAVVLVSVNTKVTNTTGANKQPRPWRVAVDMVREGDQIKLSKVEFVP
- a CDS encoding twin-arginine translocation pathway signal; the protein is MKETEKSDTESTDTETSVEKTDTETSVEKTDTETSVEKTDTETAVDEAGDPDGDSDAAEEPTGWQQKLKRLWFPLALVVALIASAALAGWLYFAQFRVDQQTGPAASATVLKAANDGTVALLSYAPDSLDRDFSAAKSHLTGDFLSYYTQFTQEIVAPAAKQKAVRTSAAVVRSAVSEIHPDSAVVLVFVNQATTSSENPNGSFAASAVKVGMSKIDGNWLISSFDPV
- a CDS encoding AfsR/SARP family transcriptional regulator, encoding MSKQFTLNLLGEFAVYRDMEPLVLPPSCRRLVALAAVKRRELHRSWVCDLLWPGSPPQKAVSSLRSALWRLRPLGADSLLVVRHQYVSLAPEVKVDWHDALALHEARTVTEGRPVPAPAQPVLHRLMRSGDLLEGWPDPWCVAERDRYRAIRRSVLATPEDAAPRQVTHYAAPGAPHLTGCGGRHQSDNAGCLP
- a CDS encoding low temperature requirement protein A, which translates into the protein MTGRDPHEPHRVATPLELLFDLTFVIAFGVAASQFAHLMAEGHVSAGLVGFGFAAFAIWWAWMNFTWFASAYDTDDWIYRVMTMLQMVGVIVLALGLPPMFASVDHGGHVDNAVMVAGYVVMRIALVGQWLRAAAQDPPRRSACLTYATVVVIAQIGWAVQIFVQTSVTVFFLTALVLVVVEISGPVLAERRMGGTPWHAHHVAERYGLLAIIALGEGVVGTVASLTAAVGEHGWSTDAILLVAAGIGLTFGMWWVYFLIPAGDLLHAHRTLSFWYGYLHLAVFGSIVATGAGLHVAAYYVEGHSHLSSIGTVLAVAIPVGIYLVAMFVIYSFLVAEVDLFHALLLVLASAALVTAVALAAHGTSMAICLLIVTAAPVAVVVGFEAFGHRHAAAIVDQRVGIQRPG
- a CDS encoding MFS transporter; this encodes MRPWIVWATGLLAYIIAVLDRTTLGVSGLQAADRFAASPGVLSTFVVLQVIVYAAAQVPAGLLLDRFGSRVLIVCGAALMTAGQLVLALSESLPAAIGARAVVGLGDALTFISVLRLVPYWFEPARVPLVAQLTGICGQLGQVLSAVPFLAILTGSGWTPAYLSVAAFGLVVIVLALALIRNTPHGSALTTEPISLHATLSRIKTVWLRPGTRLGFFTHMGTQFSVTVFALMWGVPYLTVAQGLSETAAGTLLTVSVVAAISAGIMIGIFTGRHPHRRSRLVLWIIASNALVWTVVLALPGPAPVWLLVVLIVVISVGGPGSMVGFDFAHTFNPSHTLGTAQGMVNMGGFLAALLVMQAMGLILSGTDSYSFASFRLAWSVQYAVWILATIGILITRTKTRRLLAAEQERMLLEGFEAHPGR